The following proteins are encoded in a genomic region of Archangium lipolyticum:
- a CDS encoding AMP-binding protein, which produces MPSPSYVHGTSTTPLLGETIGQNLRRTVERHGDREALVVVSQGYRATWREFWDVTTRVALGLLAFGVEKGDRVGLWSPNRYEWVVAQYAAARIGAILVNLNPAYKTAELEYALNQSGTSVLLLSRGFRQSDYRKMLEEVRPRCPGLRVALVLDDDWELLLKNGTHVSERTLADREATLQFDDPINIQYTSGTTGFPKGATLSHHNVLNNGFFVGEAIGLTPEDRVCIPVPFYHCFGMVMGNLACTSHGSTMVIPSEAFDPLAVMQTVGAERCTALYGVPTMFIAELDHPRFAEFDFSSLRTGIMAGSPCPIEVMKKVQSRMNMREVTICYGMTETSPVSTQSSLDDPLDKRVSTVGRVHPHVEVKIVDPGTGAVVPRGSPGELCTRAYSVMLGYWNNPEATRTSIDAAGWMHTGDLATMDEEGYVKIVGRIKDMIIRGGENVYPREIEEFLHTHPAVSEAQVIGVPSEKYGEEVMAWVKTKPGATCTQEELVRFCTGRISTFKIPRFWKFVDEFPMTVTGKIQKFRMREVAVVELGLEAAANIRTA; this is translated from the coding sequence ATGCCCTCTCCTTCCTACGTCCACGGCACCAGCACCACCCCGCTGCTCGGGGAGACCATTGGCCAGAACCTGCGGCGCACCGTCGAGCGCCACGGCGATCGGGAAGCGCTCGTGGTCGTCTCCCAGGGCTACCGTGCCACGTGGCGCGAGTTCTGGGATGTGACGACGCGGGTGGCGCTGGGCCTGTTGGCCTTTGGCGTGGAGAAGGGGGATCGGGTGGGCCTCTGGTCCCCCAACCGTTACGAGTGGGTGGTGGCCCAGTACGCCGCGGCCCGCATTGGCGCCATCCTCGTGAACCTCAACCCCGCCTACAAGACGGCGGAGCTGGAGTACGCGCTCAACCAGTCCGGCACCAGCGTGCTGCTGCTCTCGCGCGGCTTCCGCCAGTCGGACTACCGCAAGATGTTGGAGGAGGTGCGCCCGCGCTGCCCCGGCCTGCGCGTCGCCCTGGTGCTGGACGATGACTGGGAGCTGCTGCTCAAGAACGGGACCCACGTGAGCGAGCGCACCCTGGCGGACCGCGAGGCCACGCTCCAGTTCGACGACCCCATCAACATCCAGTACACGTCCGGCACCACCGGCTTTCCCAAGGGCGCCACGCTCAGCCACCACAACGTCCTCAACAATGGCTTCTTCGTGGGAGAGGCCATCGGCCTCACGCCCGAGGACCGCGTCTGCATCCCCGTGCCCTTCTACCACTGCTTCGGCATGGTGATGGGCAACCTGGCCTGTACCTCCCACGGCTCCACCATGGTGATTCCGAGCGAGGCGTTCGATCCGCTCGCGGTGATGCAGACGGTGGGCGCCGAGCGCTGCACCGCGCTCTACGGCGTGCCCACCATGTTCATCGCCGAGCTGGACCACCCGCGCTTCGCCGAGTTCGACTTCTCCTCGCTGCGCACCGGCATCATGGCCGGCTCGCCGTGCCCCATCGAGGTGATGAAGAAGGTCCAGTCGCGCATGAACATGCGCGAGGTCACCATCTGCTACGGCATGACGGAGACCTCGCCGGTGTCCACGCAGAGCTCGCTGGATGACCCCCTGGACAAGCGTGTCTCCACCGTGGGCCGGGTGCACCCGCATGTGGAGGTGAAGATCGTCGATCCAGGCACGGGCGCGGTGGTGCCTCGCGGCTCGCCCGGCGAGCTGTGCACGCGCGCCTACAGCGTGATGCTCGGCTACTGGAACAACCCCGAGGCCACCCGTACGTCCATCGACGCGGCCGGCTGGATGCACACCGGCGACCTCGCCACCATGGACGAGGAGGGCTACGTGAAGATCGTTGGCCGCATCAAGGACATGATCATCCGCGGCGGCGAGAACGTGTACCCGCGCGAAATCGAGGAGTTCCTCCACACCCACCCGGCCGTCAGCGAGGCCCAGGTCATCGGCGTGCCCAGCGAGAAGTACGGCGAGGAGGTGATGGCCTGGGTGAAGACGAAGCCCGGCGCCACCTGCACCCAGGAGGAGCTCGTCCGCTTCTGCACCGGCCGCATCTCCACCTTCAAGATTCCCCGCTTCTGGAAGTTCGTCGACGAGTTCCCCATGACGGTGACAGGGAAAATCCAGAAATTCCGGATGCGAGAGGTGGCGGTGGTGGAGCTGGGGCTGGAGGCCGCGGCGAACATCCGCACGGCGTGA
- a CDS encoding MFS transporter, with amino-acid sequence MSPGLVWMMAAAAGLAVANLYYHQPLLGDIGQTFQASDQALGLIPTFSQVGYALGLLLVVPLGDSLERRRVIVVMTVLVSLALMGVALAPNLPWMVAASGLVGVTTVVPQLIVPFAAHLAPDAQRGRVVGTVMSGLLIGILLSRTASGFLGVQFGWRAMFWLAAGLMLVLAVVLRLTLPSLSPSAPLPYPALLRSLGGLVREEPLLRLHSVLGALTFGCFSAFWATLALYLQSMPQHYGAQVAGLFGVVGVAGAIAAPLVGRYTDTRGDRRINALGIGILFASFGVLWLLGHSLWGIALGVILLDLGAQANHISNQTRVYALRPEARNRLNTVYMVTYFAGGATGAWLGSLAWSHWGWSGVCAVGAALSLTGLLVLGLARPKRPAA; translated from the coding sequence ATGAGCCCCGGCCTCGTCTGGATGATGGCCGCCGCCGCGGGCCTCGCCGTCGCGAACCTCTACTACCACCAGCCCCTGCTCGGAGACATCGGCCAGACGTTCCAGGCCTCGGACCAGGCGTTGGGGCTCATCCCCACGTTCTCCCAGGTGGGCTACGCCCTGGGCCTGCTGCTCGTCGTCCCGCTGGGTGACAGCCTCGAGCGGCGGCGCGTCATCGTCGTCATGACCGTGCTGGTGAGCCTGGCGCTGATGGGCGTGGCATTGGCGCCGAACCTGCCGTGGATGGTGGCCGCCAGCGGCCTGGTGGGGGTGACGACGGTGGTGCCCCAGCTCATCGTCCCCTTCGCGGCGCACCTGGCGCCCGATGCCCAACGCGGCCGCGTGGTGGGCACGGTGATGAGCGGGCTGCTCATCGGCATCCTCCTGTCGCGCACCGCGTCCGGCTTCCTCGGGGTGCAGTTCGGCTGGCGCGCCATGTTCTGGCTCGCCGCGGGGCTGATGCTGGTGCTGGCGGTGGTGCTGCGGCTCACCCTGCCGAGCCTGTCCCCGAGCGCCCCCCTGCCCTACCCCGCCCTGCTGCGCTCCCTGGGAGGACTGGTGCGCGAGGAGCCCCTGCTGCGGCTGCACTCGGTGCTGGGCGCGCTCACCTTCGGCTGCTTCAGCGCCTTCTGGGCCACGCTGGCGCTCTACCTCCAGTCGATGCCCCAGCACTACGGGGCCCAGGTGGCGGGGCTCTTCGGCGTGGTGGGCGTGGCCGGCGCCATCGCCGCGCCGCTGGTGGGGCGTTACACCGACACGCGCGGGGACCGGCGCATCAACGCGCTCGGCATCGGCATCCTGTTCGCATCCTTCGGAGTGCTCTGGCTGCTGGGCCATTCACTGTGGGGCATCGCGCTCGGCGTCATCCTCCTGGACCTGGGCGCGCAGGCCAACCACATCTCCAACCAGACGCGCGTCTACGCGCTGCGTCCCGAGGCCCGCAACCGGCTCAACACCGTCTACATGGTGACGTACTTCGCCGGGGGTGCCACCGGCGCATGGCTGGGCAGCCTGGCCTGGAGCCACTGGGGCTGGAGCGGCGTGTGCGCCGTGGGCGCGGCGCTGTCGCTCACCGGGTTGTTGGTGCTGGGGCTCGCCCGGCCGAAGCGCCCGGCGGCCTGA